The Amycolatopsis sp. 195334CR genome window below encodes:
- a CDS encoding type II 3-dehydroquinate dehydratase — MDELLLMNGPNLGILGKREVEVYGSSTLADIEALVAAEVAGRGWRVTSVQNDCEGELIRTLQDSYDTVGAIINPGALMIAGWSLRDALANYPRPWIEVHLSNVWAREQFRHESVLAPLASGVIVGLGADGYRLAAQALLHQIPA, encoded by the coding sequence ATGGACGAACTGTTGCTGATGAACGGCCCAAATCTGGGCATTCTCGGAAAACGTGAGGTCGAGGTCTACGGCTCCAGCACGCTCGCCGACATCGAGGCACTGGTCGCCGCCGAGGTCGCCGGGCGCGGGTGGCGCGTCACCTCGGTCCAGAACGACTGCGAGGGCGAGCTGATCCGGACGCTCCAGGACAGCTACGACACGGTCGGCGCGATCATCAACCCGGGTGCGCTGATGATCGCGGGCTGGTCCCTGCGGGACGCGCTGGCGAACTACCCGCGCCCGTGGATCGAGGTGCACCTGTCGAACGTGTGGGCCCGCGAGCAGTTCCGGCACGAATCCGTGCTGGCCCCGCTGGCCAGCGGCGTCATCGTCGGCCTCGGCGCGGACGGTTACCGCCTCGCCGCACAGGCCCTGCTGCACCAGATCCCCGCCTGA
- a CDS encoding ROK family protein, with product MGGTKVAFRIGGRSGEMRWGPFRDIRDDLARVAAAVEELGEPEAVGVAMPATLDHTGTVLAWSNRPGWTGANLYTLFGEVFPSVPVSFADDGDLAAVAEADAAGCADLVYFGVGTGIGGGIVSGGRPWPGLARGSCELGHLIVDRNGPPCTCGRSGCLQALASGPATLRRAAGILGHEPEFDEFTQAYQDAKGWALAAVQETCAALATAAVGVAELAHPSRVLIGGGFAAALPGFAAEVAAQAKTLARPGQPVVPIQPAALGGLSSLHGAVLLAANQHWGKH from the coding sequence ATCGGCGGGACCAAGGTCGCTTTCCGGATCGGCGGGAGAAGCGGCGAAATGCGCTGGGGACCATTCCGCGATATTCGCGACGACCTGGCGAGAGTGGCCGCCGCGGTGGAAGAACTCGGCGAACCCGAAGCCGTCGGCGTGGCCATGCCCGCCACCCTGGACCACACCGGGACGGTGCTCGCCTGGTCCAACCGGCCCGGCTGGACCGGCGCGAACCTCTACACCCTCTTCGGTGAGGTTTTCCCTAGTGTTCCAGTGAGTTTCGCCGACGACGGTGACCTCGCCGCGGTCGCCGAAGCCGACGCGGCGGGATGTGCCGACCTCGTCTACTTCGGAGTGGGCACGGGGATCGGCGGCGGCATCGTCTCCGGTGGACGGCCGTGGCCCGGCCTCGCGCGCGGGTCGTGCGAACTGGGGCACCTCATCGTCGACCGCAACGGCCCGCCCTGCACCTGCGGCCGGTCCGGCTGCCTTCAGGCGCTCGCGTCCGGCCCGGCCACGCTTCGCCGGGCCGCCGGAATCCTCGGCCACGAACCGGAATTCGACGAGTTCACCCAGGCCTACCAGGACGCGAAGGGCTGGGCGCTGGCCGCAGTGCAGGAGACCTGCGCCGCGCTGGCGACCGCGGCGGTCGGTGTCGCGGAACTGGCGCACCCGAGCCGAGTGCTGATCGGTGGCGGGTTCGCCGCCGCGTTGCCCGGGTTCGCCGCCGAGGTGGCCGCACAGGCGAAAACCCTGGCCCGGCCGGGACAACCGGTGGTGCCCATCCAGCCCGCCGCGCTGGGTGGCTTGTCCTCTTTGCACGGTGCCGTCCTGCTCGCGGCGAACCAGCACTGGGGAAAACACTAG
- a CDS encoding DegT/DnrJ/EryC1/StrS family aminotransferase, with the protein MNSRPTPAPDYPAWPQFDDGERDGLLRALQQDGWWRMGGKEVDSFEQEFADYHGAPHALAVTNGTHALELALEVLGVGPDTEVLVPAFTFISSSQAVQRLGGTAIPVDVDPYTYCIDAGAAADLITTRTKAIMPVHMAGHMSDMDGLAKIANDAGVAIIQDAAHAHGARWQGQRVGELGSIAAFSFQNGKLMTAGEGGAVTFPDSESFEHAFLRHSCGRPRTDRRYLHQTSGSNFRMNEFSAAVLRSQLARLDSQIDTREERWRLLGGLLDEIPGVVAQSRDERCDRNPHYMAMIRLPGITEEQRNELVDALIERGVPAFAAFRAIYRVDGFWEKGAPAETVDEIAARCPVTEELYRDCVWLHHRTLLGTEQQMHDTAAIVAEVLARR; encoded by the coding sequence ATGAATTCTCGTCCGACCCCCGCTCCTGACTACCCGGCCTGGCCGCAGTTCGACGACGGCGAGCGCGACGGCCTCCTCCGCGCGCTCCAGCAGGACGGCTGGTGGCGCATGGGCGGCAAGGAGGTCGACTCCTTCGAGCAGGAGTTCGCCGACTACCACGGCGCCCCGCACGCGCTCGCGGTCACCAACGGCACGCACGCCCTCGAACTGGCGCTCGAAGTGCTCGGCGTCGGCCCGGACACCGAGGTGCTGGTGCCCGCGTTCACTTTCATCTCCTCCTCGCAGGCGGTGCAGCGCCTCGGCGGCACGGCGATCCCGGTGGACGTCGACCCGTACACCTACTGCATCGACGCCGGCGCCGCCGCCGACCTGATCACCACCCGCACCAAGGCGATCATGCCGGTGCACATGGCCGGCCACATGTCCGACATGGACGGTCTGGCCAAGATCGCGAACGACGCCGGGGTGGCGATCATCCAGGACGCCGCGCACGCGCACGGCGCCCGCTGGCAGGGCCAGCGCGTCGGCGAACTCGGTTCGATCGCCGCGTTCAGCTTCCAGAACGGCAAGCTGATGACCGCCGGTGAGGGCGGCGCGGTGACCTTCCCCGACTCGGAGTCCTTCGAGCACGCGTTCCTCCGGCACAGCTGCGGCCGCCCGCGCACCGACCGCCGCTACCTGCACCAGACCTCCGGCTCGAACTTCCGGATGAACGAGTTCAGCGCCGCCGTGCTGCGTTCGCAGCTGGCCCGCCTGGACAGCCAGATCGACACCCGCGAGGAGCGCTGGCGCCTGCTGGGCGGCCTGCTCGACGAGATCCCCGGTGTGGTCGCGCAGTCCCGCGACGAGCGCTGCGACCGCAATCCGCACTACATGGCGATGATCCGGCTCCCGGGCATCACCGAGGAACAGCGCAACGAGCTCGTCGACGCGCTGATCGAGCGCGGGGTGCCCGCGTTCGCCGCCTTCCGCGCGATCTACCGCGTCGACGGCTTCTGGGAGAAGGGCGCGCCCGCGGAGACGGTCGACGAGATCGCCGCGCGCTGCCCGGTCACCGAGGAGCTGTACCGCGACTGCGTGTGGCTGCACCACCGGACCCTGCTGGGCACCGAGCAGCAGATGCACGACACCGCCGCGATCGTCGCCGAAGTGCTGGCGCGGCGATGA
- a CDS encoding Gfo/Idh/MocA family protein, which translates to MKTYRVAVVGLGWAGRSIWLPRLQAHPAFDVVAAVDPEAVIRSTVGREAGNLKLLSSVDELKGLSVDLAVVAVPNHLHHDVAKGLLLDGISVFLEKPVCLSSAEVDSLAAAERAGRATLLAGSAANFRADVLALHDLRKELGHIRHLELTWIRARGVPSGDGWFTDRRYSGGGALVDLGWHLLDVAGPLLGDAEIDQVIGSVSADFVNDSSRGAVWRHDAGTGAHGDVEDTANAFLVTDNGTSVLVRASWASHEQRDVTTVTVHGSEGTARLRCTFGFSPNREGAAVLSLTCDGETVALPVPEEPIGSEYDRQLNELPGLLADPASQGRAIEDARKTVRVIEGVYGSVNRRRTA; encoded by the coding sequence ATGAAGACCTACCGGGTCGCGGTGGTCGGCCTCGGCTGGGCGGGGCGGTCGATCTGGCTGCCCCGCCTCCAGGCCCACCCCGCCTTCGACGTGGTCGCCGCGGTCGATCCCGAGGCGGTCATCCGCAGCACGGTCGGCCGCGAGGCAGGAAACCTCAAGCTCCTGTCCAGTGTGGACGAATTGAAGGGGCTCTCGGTGGACCTGGCCGTGGTGGCGGTGCCGAACCACCTGCACCACGACGTGGCCAAGGGTCTGCTGCTCGACGGGATCTCGGTGTTCCTGGAGAAGCCGGTGTGCCTGTCCTCGGCGGAGGTCGACTCGCTGGCCGCCGCCGAGCGCGCCGGCCGCGCCACCCTGCTGGCGGGCAGTGCCGCGAACTTCCGCGCGGACGTGCTGGCCCTGCACGACCTCCGCAAGGAACTCGGCCACATCCGGCACCTCGAACTGACCTGGATCCGCGCCCGTGGCGTGCCTTCGGGCGACGGCTGGTTCACCGACCGCCGCTACTCCGGTGGCGGCGCGCTGGTCGACCTCGGCTGGCACCTGCTCGACGTGGCCGGGCCGCTGCTCGGCGACGCGGAGATCGACCAGGTCATCGGTTCGGTCTCGGCCGACTTCGTGAACGACAGTTCGCGGGGCGCGGTCTGGCGCCACGACGCGGGCACCGGGGCGCACGGCGACGTCGAGGACACCGCGAACGCGTTCCTGGTCACCGACAACGGCACGTCAGTGCTGGTCCGCGCGAGCTGGGCCTCGCACGAACAACGCGACGTGACCACGGTGACCGTGCACGGCAGCGAGGGCACCGCCCGGCTGCGCTGCACCTTCGGCTTCAGCCCGAACCGCGAGGGCGCGGCCGTGCTGAGCCTGACCTGCGACGGCGAAACCGTGGCGCTGCCGGTCCCGGAGGAGCCGATCGGCTCGGAGTACGACCGGCAGCTCAACGAACTGCCCGGCCTGCTCGCGGATCCCGCGTCGCAGGGCAGGGCGATCGAGGACGCCCGCAAGACCGTGCGGGTGATCGAAGGGGTCTACGGCTCCGTGAACCGGCGGAGGACCGCGTGA
- a CDS encoding HAD-IA family hydrolase, producing the protein MTIELNRPATGGPLGVVFDLDGVIVDSFAVMRQAFDLAYAEVVGEGHPPFEEYNKHLGRYFPDIMRIMGLPLAMEEPFVRESYRLAGEVEVHDGVPETIAELRERGHRIAVATGKSGPRARSLLETLGLIELFDVVIGSDEIARPKPAPDIVRHAMDVLGVPADRSMMIGDAVTDIQSGQAAGVTAIAAVWGCEGNTAELLAADPDVVLERPEELLALCPAAAVASA; encoded by the coding sequence GTGACGATCGAACTCAACCGCCCGGCGACCGGCGGCCCCCTCGGCGTCGTCTTCGACCTCGACGGGGTCATCGTGGACAGCTTCGCGGTGATGCGCCAGGCCTTCGACCTGGCCTACGCCGAGGTCGTCGGCGAGGGGCACCCGCCGTTCGAGGAGTACAACAAGCACCTCGGCCGGTACTTCCCGGACATCATGCGGATCATGGGCCTGCCGCTGGCGATGGAGGAGCCGTTCGTCCGCGAGAGCTACCGCCTCGCCGGTGAGGTCGAGGTGCACGACGGGGTGCCCGAGACGATCGCGGAACTGCGGGAGCGCGGGCACCGGATCGCCGTGGCCACCGGGAAGAGCGGGCCGCGCGCCCGGTCGCTGCTGGAAACCCTCGGCCTGATCGAGCTGTTCGACGTGGTGATCGGCTCGGACGAGATCGCCCGCCCGAAACCGGCACCGGACATCGTGCGGCACGCGATGGACGTGCTCGGCGTGCCCGCGGACCGGTCGATGATGATCGGCGACGCGGTCACCGACATCCAGAGCGGGCAGGCCGCCGGGGTGACCGCCATCGCCGCGGTCTGGGGCTGCGAGGGCAACACGGCCGAGCTGCTGGCCGCGGACCCGGACGTGGTGCTGGAACGGCCCGAGGAACTGCTCGCCCTGTGCCCGGCCGCGGCTGTGGCGAGCGCCTGA
- a CDS encoding 3-dehydroquinate synthase → MSERIDVDLGDRSYPVHVGAGVRHRLGGVLAGLGVRRVAVVSARPAELLPDPGVESIVLTGQEGEQDKNLATVEELCRRFAGFGLTRSDALVSCGGGTLTDVVGLAASLYHRGIPVVHLPTSLLAQVDASVGGKTAVNLPEGKNLVGAYWQPAAVLCDTDFLETLPRREWINGYGEIARAHFIGAGELRELPLAEQIAASVRRKAEIVARDERDSGLRHILNYGHTLGHALERATDFRLRHGEAVAIGTVFAGRLAGALGRIDQARVDEHLDVVLSYGCPSELPPGLDLAELVRLMGMDKKATTGLAFALDGPDGAELVRDVPEDVVFEVLRQMPVGPALP, encoded by the coding sequence ATGAGCGAGCGGATCGACGTCGACCTCGGCGACCGCTCGTACCCGGTGCACGTGGGCGCCGGGGTCCGGCACCGGCTCGGCGGCGTACTCGCCGGACTGGGGGTTCGGCGAGTCGCCGTCGTGTCGGCCAGGCCGGCCGAGCTGCTGCCCGATCCCGGGGTCGAGTCGATCGTGCTCACCGGGCAGGAGGGCGAACAGGACAAGAACCTGGCGACGGTGGAGGAGCTGTGCCGCCGCTTCGCCGGGTTCGGCCTGACCCGCTCGGACGCGCTGGTCTCGTGCGGTGGTGGCACGCTGACCGACGTCGTGGGGCTGGCGGCTTCGCTGTACCACCGCGGGATCCCGGTGGTGCACCTGCCGACCTCCCTGCTGGCGCAGGTGGATGCCAGCGTCGGCGGCAAGACCGCGGTGAACCTGCCCGAGGGCAAGAACCTGGTCGGCGCGTACTGGCAGCCCGCCGCGGTCCTCTGCGACACGGACTTCCTGGAGACCCTGCCGCGACGCGAGTGGATCAACGGCTACGGCGAGATCGCCCGTGCGCACTTCATCGGCGCGGGGGAGTTGCGGGAGCTGCCGCTGGCCGAGCAGATCGCCGCGAGCGTCCGCCGCAAGGCCGAGATCGTGGCGCGGGACGAACGGGACTCCGGGCTGCGGCACATCCTCAACTACGGCCACACCCTCGGGCACGCGCTGGAACGGGCCACCGATTTCCGGCTCCGCCATGGGGAAGCCGTGGCGATCGGCACGGTGTTCGCCGGCCGGCTCGCCGGGGCGCTCGGCCGGATCGACCAGGCCAGGGTGGACGAACACCTCGACGTGGTGCTGTCCTACGGCTGCCCGTCGGAGTTGCCACCGGGGCTCGACCTGGCGGAACTGGTCCGGTTGATGGGCATGGACAAGAAGGCCACCACCGGGCTGGCGTTCGCGCTGGACGGCCCGGACGGCGCCGAACTGGTGCGGGACGTGCCCGAGGACGTGGTGTTCGAGGTGCTGCGGCAAATGCCGGTGGGGCCCGCCCTACCGTGA
- a CDS encoding alpha/beta hydrolase has protein sequence MKMVLLSALCLVGLVSPAAAAPPERLRWEPCPVAGSAQECATLRVPLDYRAPHGERIDVRVSRIPARRPEARHGVLLLIPGGPGSTGLNRPSTLDIPAEVRDRFDLVGFDPRGVGKSTPISCALSPQDNGKTMPWPDADGGIGENVAQGKRVAKACADNGGPVLRHINTPNEVRDLDRLRQALGERKLSYWGLSYGTYVGAVYATMFPRHTDRVVLDSTGDPRRVARGWLANYQIGVEDRFPDFARWATEPGNELRLADDPAAVRPLFLDLAARLDRAPLPGLTGNGLREALLRNLYTDAGFPAIAKLMIAARDGGEIPPQPQPPEDVLQNVSAMAITTVCNDVEWPKSIKGHERAVAESRERFPLTAGMPVNITPCSFWPYEPVKPVKITDNGPSNVLMVQNTRDPSTPLAGAREMRRALGDRARMVVVDSGGHGAYRANGNACGDDAVTGYLLSGRLPAADVTCPASSGQ, from the coding sequence ATGAAAATGGTCTTGCTCAGCGCTTTGTGCCTGGTGGGTCTGGTGTCCCCGGCCGCGGCCGCGCCACCGGAGCGCCTGCGGTGGGAACCCTGTCCGGTCGCCGGTAGCGCGCAGGAGTGCGCGACCCTGCGGGTGCCGCTGGACTACCGGGCACCGCACGGCGAACGGATCGACGTCCGCGTGTCGCGGATCCCGGCGAGGCGGCCGGAGGCGCGGCACGGGGTGCTGTTGCTGATCCCCGGCGGTCCCGGCAGCACAGGGTTGAATCGTCCCTCCACATTGGACATCCCGGCCGAGGTGCGCGACCGGTTCGACCTGGTGGGCTTCGATCCGCGCGGGGTCGGCAAGAGCACACCGATCAGCTGTGCGCTTTCCCCGCAGGACAACGGGAAAACCATGCCGTGGCCGGACGCCGACGGCGGCATCGGGGAGAACGTGGCGCAGGGCAAGCGGGTCGCGAAGGCCTGTGCGGACAACGGCGGCCCGGTGCTGCGGCACATCAACACGCCCAACGAGGTGCGCGACCTCGACCGGCTGCGGCAGGCGCTGGGGGAGCGGAAGCTTTCGTACTGGGGCCTTTCGTACGGGACCTACGTCGGCGCGGTCTACGCGACGATGTTCCCGCGGCACACCGACCGGGTGGTGCTGGACAGCACGGGCGACCCGCGCCGGGTGGCCCGCGGCTGGCTGGCGAACTACCAGATCGGCGTCGAAGACCGGTTCCCCGACTTCGCCCGCTGGGCCACCGAACCCGGCAACGAACTGCGCCTGGCCGACGATCCGGCGGCCGTCCGGCCGTTGTTCCTCGACCTCGCCGCCCGTCTCGACCGCGCTCCGCTGCCCGGGTTGACCGGCAACGGACTGCGGGAAGCCCTGCTGCGCAACCTCTACACCGACGCGGGCTTCCCGGCGATCGCCAAGCTGATGATCGCGGCCAGGGATGGCGGGGAGATCCCGCCGCAACCGCAGCCGCCGGAGGACGTGCTGCAGAACGTCAGCGCGATGGCCATCACGACGGTGTGCAACGACGTCGAATGGCCGAAGTCGATCAAGGGGCACGAACGCGCCGTCGCGGAGAGCCGGGAGCGGTTCCCGCTGACCGCGGGCATGCCGGTGAACATCACGCCGTGTTCGTTCTGGCCGTACGAGCCGGTGAAGCCGGTGAAGATCACCGACAACGGCCCGTCGAACGTGCTGATGGTGCAGAACACGCGCGACCCGTCCACCCCGCTGGCCGGGGCGCGGGAGATGCGCCGGGCGCTGGGTGACCGGGCGCGCATGGTCGTGGTGGACTCGGGCGGGCACGGCGCCTACCGCGCCAACGGCAACGCCTGCGGCGACGACGCGGTGACCGGCTACCTGCTCTCCGGGCGGCTCCCGGCCGCCGACGTCACCTGCCCGGCCTCGTCCGGGCAGTAG
- a CDS encoding MerR family transcriptional regulator: MLIGELSRRTGVGAHQLRYYESQGLLEPDRGSTSGYREYGEDAVLTVLQIRKLLDAGLSTQAIAYLQPCLSGAGPDLVPCQETLDLLNGRLQGLDEQIDTLNRTRQALRDYIETTEARMPEYYCPDEAGQVTSAAGSRPESR, translated from the coding sequence GTGCTGATCGGGGAGCTGAGCCGGCGCACCGGCGTCGGGGCGCACCAGCTGCGGTACTACGAGTCCCAGGGCCTGCTCGAACCGGACCGCGGCAGCACCAGCGGCTACCGCGAATACGGCGAGGACGCCGTGCTCACCGTTCTCCAGATCCGGAAGCTGCTCGACGCCGGGCTGTCCACCCAGGCCATCGCCTACCTCCAGCCGTGCCTGTCCGGCGCCGGTCCCGACCTGGTGCCGTGCCAGGAGACGCTGGACCTGCTGAACGGGCGGTTGCAGGGCCTGGACGAGCAGATCGACACGCTCAACCGCACTCGCCAGGCCCTGCGGGACTACATCGAAACCACCGAAGCCCGGATGCCGGAGTACTACTGCCCGGACGAGGCCGGGCAGGTGACGTCGGCGGCCGGGAGCCGCCCGGAGAGCAGGTAG
- a CDS encoding NAD(P)-dependent oxidoreductase yields the protein MTKNPTHSVTVLGLGLMGRALAGAFVREGHTTTVWNRTAAKADELVAEGATLAPSIRDALAAGPLVVACVSDYDALRALLDPVGDQLDGRVLVNLTSGTSAGARETAAWAVERGATYLDGAILAVPAAIGSAEAVLLHSGPREVFDQYEPVLRALGTTTYLGADHGLSSLNDVAVLGLMWSILNGFLQGAALLGAAGMSASSFAELAKRLAPTVVDWLPAYAEQIDNGAYPAFDSTIDTHFGAMDHLVHESEALGVSTELPEFVKALGERAIAAGRGGDGYAAVIEQFRKPSEVA from the coding sequence ATGACGAAGAACCCCACGCATTCGGTGACCGTGCTCGGCCTCGGCCTGATGGGCCGGGCACTCGCCGGCGCCTTCGTGCGCGAAGGCCACACCACCACCGTCTGGAACCGCACCGCCGCCAAGGCGGACGAACTGGTCGCCGAAGGCGCGACCCTGGCCCCCTCGATCCGCGACGCGCTGGCCGCCGGCCCGCTCGTGGTCGCCTGCGTATCCGACTACGACGCCCTGCGCGCGCTGCTCGACCCGGTCGGCGACCAGCTCGACGGGCGCGTGCTGGTGAACCTGACCTCGGGCACTTCGGCCGGGGCCCGCGAGACCGCGGCCTGGGCGGTCGAGCGCGGTGCCACCTATCTCGACGGCGCGATCCTGGCCGTGCCCGCCGCCATCGGCTCGGCGGAGGCCGTGCTGCTCCACAGCGGTCCCCGGGAGGTGTTCGACCAGTACGAACCGGTGCTGCGGGCGCTCGGCACGACCACCTACCTCGGCGCCGACCACGGCCTGTCCTCCCTGAACGACGTGGCCGTGCTCGGGCTGATGTGGAGCATCCTCAACGGTTTCCTGCAGGGCGCCGCACTGCTCGGCGCCGCGGGCATGTCCGCGTCGTCCTTCGCCGAACTGGCGAAACGGCTCGCCCCCACCGTGGTCGACTGGCTCCCGGCCTACGCCGAGCAGATCGACAACGGCGCCTACCCGGCGTTCGACTCCACCATCGACACCCACTTCGGCGCGATGGACCACCTGGTGCACGAGAGCGAAGCGCTCGGCGTCAGCACCGAACTGCCGGAGTTCGTCAAGGCGCTGGGCGAGCGCGCGATCGCCGCCGGCCGGGGCGGGGACGGATACGCTGCGGTGATCGAACAGTTCCGCAAGCCTTCGGAGGTGGCATGA
- a CDS encoding PPOX class F420-dependent oxidoreductase, with protein sequence MTTPFNPRDLLAASNLGVLATIRADGRPQLSPVTTYYDREAETIYVSLTDGRAKTKNLRRDPRASLEVTSADGWSWATADGTATLVGPGTDPHGPEVEALVDYYRKAAGEHPDWDEYRSVMVSDHRVLLKLSVEHVYGEKVR encoded by the coding sequence ATGACCACGCCGTTCAACCCGCGCGACCTGCTCGCCGCGAGCAACCTGGGGGTGCTCGCGACGATCCGGGCCGACGGGCGCCCGCAGCTCTCGCCGGTGACCACGTACTACGACCGCGAAGCCGAGACCATCTACGTCTCGCTGACCGACGGGCGGGCCAAGACGAAGAACCTGCGCCGGGACCCGCGGGCCTCGCTGGAGGTGACCAGCGCCGACGGCTGGTCGTGGGCGACCGCCGACGGCACGGCCACGCTGGTCGGCCCCGGCACCGATCCGCACGGTCCCGAGGTCGAGGCGCTGGTGGACTACTACCGCAAGGCCGCCGGCGAGCACCCCGACTGGGACGAGTACCGCTCGGTCATGGTGTCGGACCACCGGGTGCTGCTGAAACTGTCGGTCGAGCACGTCTACGGCGAGAAGGTGCGCTGA
- a CDS encoding carboxymuconolactone decarboxylase family protein, with translation MPHIELDPQLPGIRALFAYRPETAQPLGLLAETLLRGPNSLSVGERELIASVVSKGNDCTFCSSSHGAAAAAALDEDLEVVAAAWGDVDAAPVSAKVKALLRVALAVRETGKAVTPELVAAARAEGATDVEIHDTVLIAAAFCMYNRYVDGLATVAPPELSAYRGMGQQLVDQGYLRM, from the coding sequence TTGCCGCACATCGAACTCGATCCCCAGCTGCCCGGCATCCGCGCGTTGTTCGCCTACCGGCCCGAAACGGCGCAGCCGCTCGGCCTGCTGGCCGAAACCCTGCTGCGCGGGCCGAACAGCCTGTCCGTCGGCGAGCGCGAGCTGATCGCGTCGGTGGTGTCGAAGGGCAACGACTGCACGTTCTGCTCGTCCAGCCACGGCGCGGCCGCCGCGGCGGCGCTCGACGAGGACCTCGAAGTGGTCGCGGCCGCCTGGGGTGACGTCGACGCAGCGCCGGTCTCGGCGAAGGTGAAGGCATTGCTGCGGGTCGCGCTCGCGGTGCGGGAGACCGGCAAGGCGGTGACCCCGGAGCTGGTCGCGGCGGCTCGCGCCGAGGGCGCCACCGATGTGGAAATCCACGACACCGTGCTGATCGCTGCGGCGTTCTGCATGTACAACCGCTACGTCGACGGCCTCGCCACCGTCGCTCCTCCGGAGCTTTCGGCGTACCGGGGCATGGGGCAGCAACTGGTGGACCAGGGCTACCTGCGGATGTAG